One Corynebacterium tuberculostearicum DNA window includes the following coding sequences:
- a CDS encoding quinone oxidoreductase family protein, producing the protein MHAIQVTETGGPEVLRYTEVPAPTPNDNEVLVDVIMAGVNYIDTYYREGIYNAATPFIPGFEGTGRVVHDPKGEIAEGTMVAWNQAFGSYAEQVCVPREGLVAVPDDFQPEVAASMLLQGITAHYLAHGVYQLGEGASCLITAGAGGVGQILTQMASSLGATVYTVVSTDEKEELSYAAGADKVFRYGDGLAEQVRRYNGDRGVDVVYDGVGKATFHESLEAVRPRGTVALFGAASGPVEPIDPQLLNKHGSIFLTRPSIGAWTAQEGEFQMRAQAVVQAVIDGDLSFNVTASYPLEDAAAAHRDLQERKTTGSIVLRVQAGDKA; encoded by the coding sequence ATGCACGCAATTCAGGTCACAGAAACCGGCGGACCAGAAGTACTTCGCTATACCGAAGTTCCCGCCCCCACCCCTAATGACAACGAAGTTTTGGTGGATGTCATCATGGCTGGCGTCAACTACATCGATACCTATTATCGTGAGGGCATCTATAACGCGGCCACCCCGTTCATTCCCGGATTCGAAGGCACCGGGCGCGTTGTCCACGACCCCAAGGGGGAAATTGCCGAGGGCACAATGGTGGCCTGGAACCAGGCTTTTGGCTCCTACGCCGAACAGGTCTGCGTCCCACGCGAGGGACTAGTGGCGGTCCCAGATGATTTCCAACCAGAAGTCGCTGCTTCCATGTTGCTGCAAGGCATTACCGCACACTACTTGGCGCATGGCGTATATCAACTGGGTGAAGGCGCTTCCTGCCTGATTACCGCCGGCGCCGGCGGTGTCGGCCAGATCCTCACCCAAATGGCATCGTCGCTCGGCGCTACCGTCTATACGGTGGTCTCCACGGACGAAAAGGAAGAACTCTCCTACGCAGCCGGTGCGGATAAGGTATTTCGCTATGGCGATGGACTCGCCGAGCAGGTCCGTCGCTACAACGGTGATAGGGGTGTTGACGTGGTTTACGACGGCGTCGGCAAGGCTACCTTCCACGAGTCACTCGAAGCAGTACGCCCCCGTGGCACCGTCGCGCTCTTCGGCGCCGCCTCTGGCCCAGTTGAGCCTATCGACCCGCAGCTGCTAAACAAGCATGGGTCTATCTTCCTCACTCGGCCTTCCATCGGCGCATGGACAGCCCAAGAAGGCGAGTTCCAAATGCGTGCCCAGGCGGTCGTCCAAGCTGTTATCGACGGCGATCTGAGCTTCAACGTCACGGCATCTTATCCACTGGAAGATGCCGCTGCGGCGCACCGCGACCTCCAGGAGCGCAAGACTACCGGTTCCATCGTGCTGCGCGTCCAAGCTGGCGATAAAGCCTAA